Proteins encoded together in one Salmo trutta chromosome 3, fSalTru1.1, whole genome shotgun sequence window:
- the LOC115170100 gene encoding chloride intracellular channel protein 2, whose product MAQRQNSDKDPTIELFIKAGHDGENMGNCPFCQRLFMVLWLKGVKFTVTTVDMRKKPAELKDLAPGTNPPFLLYNGTLKTDFIKIEEFLEQTLAPPRYPHLSPLSKESFDVGADIFAKFSAFIKNSPANSTFHEKALLREFKRLDLYLTSPVPEEINQNSRENILVSKRKFLDGNHLTLADCNLLPKLHVIKIAAKKYCDFDIPVQFTGVWRYLNNAYEREEFSQTCPANIEIEKAYLDVANKRL is encoded by the exons ATGGCGCAAAGACAGAACTCCGACAAAGACCCGACTATTGAACTCTTCATAAAG GCTGGCCACGATGGAGAGAACATGGGCAACTGCCCCTTCTGCCAGAGGCTCTTCATGGTCCTGTGGCTAAAAGGAGTCAAGTTCACCGTGACAACCGTCGACATGAGGAA AAAACCAGCAGAGCTGAAGGATTTGGCACCTGGGACCAACCCTCCGTTCCTCCTGTACAACGGCACCCTCAAGACGGACTTTATCAAGATCGAGGAGTTTCTGGAACAGACATTGGCCCCTCCCAG GTATCCACACCTTAGCCCACTCAGCAAAGAGTCCTTTGACGTGGGCGCTGACATTTTCGCCAAGTTTTCCGCTTTCATCAAGAATAGCCCAGCCAACAGTACTT TCCATGAGAAGGCGCTGCTGCGGGAGTTCAAGCGTCTGGATCTCTACCTGACCTCCCCCGTCCCTGAAGAGATTAACCAAAACTCCAGAGAAAACATCCTCGTCTCCAAGAGGAAGTTCCTGGATGGCAACCATCTCACCCTGGCAGACTGCAACCTGCTGCCCAAGCTGCATGTCATCAAG ATTGCTGCCAAGAAGTACTGTGACTTTGACATCCCGGTCCAGTTCACTGGTGTATGGAGGTACCTGAACAATGCCTACGAGAGGGAGGAGTTCAGTCAGACCTGCCCTGCCAACATCGAGATCGAGAAGGCTTACCTGGACGTAGCCAATAAGAGGCTGTAA